CATTATATTCATGGGTAATTTCATTTGCACATGATGTTAATTCTTTTAAATTCTTTTCTGGAATGTTCAATAATTTTTTTGCATCATCTGAAGAAACACCAATTCCAGAAAATACTTTTTCTTGACACTCTTTGATAAATTCCAGAGTATTCATAATGAGAATAATAAATACTCTATTTATAACAATAATGGATTGGTTAACCTAATTCTGTCATAGGGGTTAACAGTCAAAGCACTTTTGGCATTGCGGATTTGATGGTTAAAATGGTCTTGTCTAAGAGTAAATTTAGTTCTGATTCTGTAATTATTAGAGGAGGAACTAACATGACAATGTTTCCAAGAGTCCTAAGGTAGATTCCGTTCTTTTTACCCTCTTCAAAAAATATTTTGTTAATTGACTTTTTAGGGCGAATTGGTGTTTTTCTCTTTTTGTTTGATACTATCTCTATACCCATTAGCATTCCTTTGTGCCTGATGTCTCCCACAATGTCAATTTCTGAAATCTTTTGATAATACTTTTCAAAAATTTTGGATGTATTGTAGATTTTTTTAATAAGATTATATTTTTTATACATCTTGAGACTTTCTAATGCGACAGCTGCTGCAATAGGATTTCCTGTGTATGTGTGTCCATGAAACAAATGTTTCCAATCATTAAATTCACCTAAAAATGAATCATACACTTTCTTATTTGTTAAAGTAGCTGCCATCGTTAGATATCCTCCAGTTAGCATTTTTCCATATGCTACTATATCTGGAATACTTTTCTGTTCTTCATATTGAAACATGGATCCTAGTCTTCCAAAACCTGTTGCAATTTCATCTAAAACAAAAAGCACATCATATTTTTTACATAGTTGACTTATTTTTTTCTGAAATCCTTTTGGGTAAATAATTACGCCTCCAGCAACTTGTGCCCCACTTTCCATGATAAATGCTGCAATGTTGGTTTTTTTTGAAAACTCTTTTTCAATTTTTTCTAAACAATAATTCTGATGATCTAAGAAAGTAAATCCATTTGGAACTCTGTATTCATTTGGTACCGGAAATTGCAATGTTGTAAATAACTGTTTTTTAAATTTGCCAAAAAACTCTGGCACGTATCCTACCGACATTGCCCCAAATGTATCTCCATGATATCCATTTTCTAATGTTGCAATTCTTGTTTTCTTTTTCTCCCCAATGTTTTTCCAATACTGTAGTGCTAATTTGATGGCTATTTCCATTGCAGATGAGCCATTATCTGAATAAAAGACCCTATGCATTTTTGGAGATATTTTCACAAGATGCTCAGCTAGTTTTTCTGCTGGTTCGTTAGTTAGATTAAACATAGATGAATGCTGTAGTTTTTTGCTTTGAGTTGTTATAGCGTTGACTAGTTCGGGATTTGAGTGTCCCCAAACATTGCACCACATTGAACCTACTGCATCTAGTATTTTGTTTCCTTTTGAATCTGTTAGCCATACTCCTTTTGCACTCTTTATTTCGTCAAAAGAATCCCATTCTCTCATCTGTGTATTTGGATGCCAAACAAAACTAGTTTTCTTCAAACAAATCTATTATCTCGGATCTTCTTAATAATCAAACGAAATTAATAATTCTACACTTAATTTTTAGTAATTTTGTGAAGTATTAAAATGAAATTTTGATGTGTTAACGAGTTTATTGACAAAGAGTAAAAATGGTATCCCCCCGTTTTGTGAGGGAAAACATACTGTGTTGTCGTAATCCTTAAGAAAACAAGATTTATTCATATTGTATGAAGTTTCTTCTTGATGAACATGCAGAATATTATCAAAAAGAATTAGAACATCAAAACCATGAAACGGAATCTGCAAAAAAACTGAGAGCCGAAGATCCAAAATACAGAAATGATTACAATTTAATCGAATATGCAAAAGAACACGAAATGACTATCATTACCAAAGATGGTGATTTAGGTCAAGCATGTACTGATAACAATTATCCTTGTATTTGGATTACCGATGATAAGATTTTTGAGAAAGTTATTCAACCTGAACTAGATGTGAAAGCAATGAGCTCTCTAGATATGGAATCAATTGAGGATGAAGTGATTGATGCTTTTAATAAAATTAAGAGTGGTGAGGTATCACGAATGGGTCAAAAAAAGTTCTAATTAACAAAGTGAAAAGAAATCATTACAACGTAAAACTACTTCGAGGTTATGGAATTTCAATCTCCCTCAAAAATTCTAAAATCATTCTAAAAAATGGCAGACATGACATCCCAGGAGAACAAGAATCTAAGAATTATTTTATTTGTAAATTATTCTTAAATTCCTATCGCCAATAATGCCACTATGATTCCAGTAATCGTAAGACCAAAAGTAATCCATTTTGCCCAATTTGATTTTATGAAATTCTTCCTTACTTCTTTTTGTTCTTCTTTGATTATTTTTTTCATTTTAATTTCATCCATACAAATTGTACAAATTTTTTCATGTTCATATTCAATCAAGTTTCCTCTTAGGTGTGCTGGTTTACCACACTTTGAACACTTGAGAGAGTAATAATCCTCGATTTCTTTGATACAATCTTGGCAAAGTAATTTATCCAATTCATGGTTTTTGTAATGAGTCATCTTACCGACATCCGTATCCAATTTATGGCATCTTTCACAGACATTACCTTCTTTTTTGAATTCAATACCCATTATGATCACATGAATTTTGTATGAATTTAAGAATTTTGGAGTTTAGAATCTAATCTTCATCTGGATCATTATCTATTTTTTCAAAAGTCATTTCCAATCCTTGACATGACTCACATCTCTCCATTATACCAAATTCATTCTTGAACTTGCCTTTCCCATCACATCTAAAACAAGTCATAAATTTTCTACAATAATTATGAACTTAAGCATATTGATGAGTTTGGAGTTGTAAATCGTTAAACGATAAGATTAATCAATTATTATTTTAGATGATATTTGATGGATTCTTTCTTCATTACTGGAACTGATACTGATGTAGGTAAAACATACGTCACTGCCGGATTGGCAGTAACTCTAAGAAAAATGGGTATTGATGTTGGTGTGATGAAGCCTTTTGCGGCAGGAACAGCTCAGAAAAAGGGATTCAAATCCGAAGATATAGAAATTTTATCCAATGCTGCACAAGTAAATGATCCTGAAAGTTTAGTAAATCCCCAGTTTTTTCCAATTCCGGCATCCCCTTACACTGCTTCAAAGAAATTGAAAATAAAGCCAAAAATTTCAACAGTGCTTACAAATTTCAAAAAACTATCAAAACTTCATGATTTGATTCTGGTTGAGGGAATGGGTGGATTAATGACTCCGATTCAGAAAAATTATCATATTGCTAGTTTAATAAAAGATATGAAAATTCCAAGTGTGATTGTTACAAGTAGTAGGATTGGCACCATAAATCATACTTTGATGACTTGCATGATGTGCAAAAAATATAAAATCCCAATTCAAGGAATCATAATCAATGATTTTGAAAATGGTTATCCAACTCCTCAATTAAAACGAGACTTGGAAGACTTGACAGGTGTTAAAGTTTTAGGTTCAATTCCATTCATTAAAGATATGAGTGATACTTCATTGAATAGAATATTTAAAAAAAATCTTGACATCAAATCTTTATTAAAATAAAATTCAACTTTAAATTCGTAAAATTTTGAATTTATTTGTGCCACCTACATTGCTAAATTGTGCAATCTCAAATATAATTTTTGAAAAAGAGTTATTTTCTTTAGATAAAATGAATGATTTTTTTGCAACTGGTATGTTTTTTGATAACACCAACCAAATGTTTTCTTTTTCATGTTGAATTTTTTCTAATAATGCTATTTTTTCATTAACTATGTTGATATCTGATGATTTTGGTATGCAAATTAATAATGACTTTTTTTGATCCTTTTCCAACGTTTTGATATCTGGAATTACTATGTCTAATTCAATTCCTTGATAATCTATTTTTCTTTGACTTGAAATCAATGCATTTGTTAACAAATAATGGAGTAACCCTGTTGCCAAAACTCCCACTGCTTGATCTTTTTCAGCCATTGAAATTATTTCATCATAACAATTGTTGGTAACATTCTCAATTATCTGATCAAATTTTTTCTCAGAAATTAATTTAGGGATTAATTGTGATTTTTCAATATAATCAAATATGTAATCTTTTATGCGGTTTGATTCGTCTGACAATGTATTGTTTTGATGAGATGCCCACTTGTATTTGGATTTACCCTAGAATCAATTCTATTTTCCCTATTGGGTGCTTTGAAAGATCATTATGTATTATGGCTTTTCTTTGAAAGTCAAATCACATCTATAACATTTCCATGCTATAGAATTCATAATTTAACTATGACTTTTGTTATAATAATGAAGTGTGTACAATAAAACAAATTTAATATCGTATTATGCTGGAAAATTCTTTTTTTCTAATTAAAGACAGGCTTAATTTAAGACCCAAATTAGACATGAGTATTGGTTAGAATTGAGTATAAAAGACATCAAGAACTCCTGAAACAAAAAGAAGAACTAGAAAAGAACCGCCCACATGATGTTGATGCAATGAGGGGATGGAAACATTCTATGAGTAAAATTTTGCAAGAATTGGAATTGTTCAAGTAACAACACGCTTAAGTCCATACAAAATTCAGATAGTTATGAACTGTCATCAAAAAAGTGAGGCCCACGTTTGGAGATTTTCAAAGCACACTAAAATGCGTAGATGTGTAAAATGTAAATCTAGAATTCCCATCACCAAAGAAGAATTTGATCAAAAATGGGGTGTCAAAAAACCCCTAGTCAAATAGGCTAGTTACTTTTTTTATCTACAGTGGCTCTATCTTTTATCCTGTTTGTTGGATCCTTTGATAAAATCAATAATGGATAATTTGAAACCCTTTTTAGAAAACCTATTCGTTAAAGATGTAGCGTCTTTCGCCTCTAGACTCTCTATCTGTATTTACATTAACTAATACAAATTCTTTCTTTGAATGAACCATGGACTCTTCTGGTAGTAGTTTGTTTTCGTGTAATTCTTCATATTCTTCCCATGTCAATTTCCTTCTGTCCCCAATTTCAGCTTCTAAATTCATATCTTTTACAATCTCTTTGTATTCCGGCTGAATTACTCCACTGAATACCATTGCGCTACTTCCACTTCCATAAGACCCGAATCCTACTCTTTTTGCTTCTAATTCAATTCCTTTTTGAAATTCATACTCTAAGCTACTTCTAAATCCTAAATACAATGATGCGGTATACAAATTTCCAATCATACTGGATGCAATTAATGAACTTGAAAGTTTTGATTCATACACTTCTTGATACTCACGAGTTTTGGTAAAAAGCTTGGTAAATTCATGATCTTTTGCCATAAATTCTTCATCACCCAATACTGATTCAATTGTTCCACGTGGATCTTTTGGTCTAGGTTCTTCAACTCCTATCTCTTGTAAAATTCTCTTCCATCTTGGTAGCTGACGCCATTCATGTCTTACTAAATATGCCAATGCTTTCTTTCCCATATTACTATAAGGTAAGTGCATGTTGATGTAATCCATATGATCTAAAATTGTTTCTCCCGGCTCTATTTTGATTAATCCTGATGCAATTA
This genomic window from Nitrosopumilus ureiphilus contains:
- the bioA gene encoding adenosylmethionine--8-amino-7-oxononanoate transaminase; translated protein: MKKTSFVWHPNTQMREWDSFDEIKSAKGVWLTDSKGNKILDAVGSMWCNVWGHSNPELVNAITTQSKKLQHSSMFNLTNEPAEKLAEHLVKISPKMHRVFYSDNGSSAMEIAIKLALQYWKNIGEKKKTRIATLENGYHGDTFGAMSVGYVPEFFGKFKKQLFTTLQFPVPNEYRVPNGFTFLDHQNYCLEKIEKEFSKKTNIAAFIMESGAQVAGGVIIYPKGFQKKISQLCKKYDVLFVLDEIATGFGRLGSMFQYEEQKSIPDIVAYGKMLTGGYLTMAATLTNKKVYDSFLGEFNDWKHLFHGHTYTGNPIAAAVALESLKMYKKYNLIKKIYNTSKIFEKYYQKISEIDIVGDIRHKGMLMGIEIVSNKKRKTPIRPKKSINKIFFEEGKKNGIYLRTLGNIVMLVPPLIITESELNLLLDKTILTIKSAMPKVL
- the bioD gene encoding dethiobiotin synthase, yielding MDSFFITGTDTDVGKTYVTAGLAVTLRKMGIDVGVMKPFAAGTAQKKGFKSEDIEILSNAAQVNDPESLVNPQFFPIPASPYTASKKLKIKPKISTVLTNFKKLSKLHDLILVEGMGGLMTPIQKNYHIASLIKDMKIPSVIVTSSRIGTINHTLMTCMMCKKYKIPIQGIIINDFENGYPTPQLKRDLEDLTGVKVLGSIPFIKDMSDTSLNRIFKKNLDIKSLLK
- a CDS encoding hydroxymethylglutaryl-CoA synthase family protein — its product is MVAGIDDIAIYIPRLYIDAADFAKARGLDPVKLQKGLGVSQMAIVDANQDPACLAANACLRIMQKNKLSPEDIGRLYVSTESAFDESKAMNSYVVGMLEQVYGQGAFEHCGGVETKFACVSGSYALYDNTNWIRAGEAEGKHALVVVSDIAKYDMGSSGEMTQGAGAVVMLLNDNPRLLAFDPKVTATSIKDEYDFYRPFGKETPIVHGQYSNLLYMIQVRKALESYKKKVIASGLIKIEPGETILDHMDYINMHLPYSNMGKKALAYLVRHEWRQLPRWKRILQEIGVEEPRPKDPRGTIESVLGDEEFMAKDHEFTKLFTKTREYQEVYESKLSSSLIASSMIGNLYTASLYLGFRSSLEYEFQKGIELEAKRVGFGSYGSGSSAMVFSGVIQPEYKEIVKDMNLEAEIGDRRKLTWEEYEELHENKLLPEESMVHSKKEFVLVNVNTDRESRGERRYIFNE
- a CDS encoding DUF5615 family PIN-like protein encodes the protein MKFLLDEHAEYYQKELEHQNHETESAKKLRAEDPKYRNDYNLIEYAKEHEMTIITKDGDLGQACTDNNYPCIWITDDKIFEKVIQPELDVKAMSSLDMESIEDEVIDAFNKIKSGEVSRMGQKKF